One segment of Amycolatopsis alba DSM 44262 DNA contains the following:
- the rplK gene encoding 50S ribosomal protein L11, with protein MPPKKKKLAAIIKLQIKAGAANPAPPVGPALGQHGVNIMEFCKAYNAATESQRGDVVPVEISVYEDRSFDFKLKTPPAAKLLLKAAGVEKGSGEPHKTKVAKVTWDQVRDIAKTKESDLNAHDIDQAAKIIAGTARSMGITVVD; from the coding sequence ATGCCACCCAAGAAGAAGAAGCTTGCGGCGATCATCAAGCTGCAGATCAAGGCGGGTGCGGCCAACCCCGCGCCGCCGGTCGGCCCCGCGCTGGGTCAGCACGGCGTCAACATCATGGAGTTCTGCAAGGCCTACAACGCCGCGACCGAGTCGCAGCGCGGGGACGTCGTCCCGGTCGAGATCTCCGTGTACGAAGACCGTTCGTTCGACTTCAAGCTCAAGACGCCGCCGGCCGCGAAGCTGCTGCTGAAGGCCGCGGGCGTGGAGAAGGGCTCCGGCGAGCCGCACAAGACCAAGGTCGCCAAGGTCACCTGGGACCAGGTCCGCGACATCGCGAAGACCAAGGAATCCGACCTGAACGCGCACGACATCGACCAGGCCGCGAAGATCATCGCCGGCACCGCCCGCTCGATGGGCATCACGGTCGTCGACTGA